In Cytophagia bacterium CHB2, the genomic window ACCACTGCACGTTTCTTGTTGCTGCAACCCTCGGCAACCTCCAATGCCATGGGCGGCGTGGGAACTGCGTTGACGGGCGATGCCTTTTCGGCCTATCACAATCCTGCGGCATTGGCGTTTTCGAAATCGTTTACGGCTGTGGGATCATTTGTCAAACCTATTCCCGTTTTTGGCGACATCGCGCATTCTTTTATAGGAATATCGCGCCCATTCGGCTCAACCGGCGCGTTTGCGGTATCGGCAAATTTGTTTTGGGCAGGGAAACAATTCGTAACTTCTGAAGACGGCGATATTCGCGGCATAACAAGCGAATTCGACTGGGTGGGCAAGATTTCCTATGCCTTGCCGGTTCGAAATAATCTCGCTTTGGGTCTGGGCATCAGTGTGGTGCAAAGAAGGGTTTGGGAGGACATTAAAGACTTTCGGAATCAACATAGTTATGAATACAAATTGACGCTGCCTAACAGATTAGGTATCATGATGGATGCCGGAGTCTTCATCCAAAACTTAATACCCGGCCTGCCCTCATTTAGCAACCGCGAGTTTACTGGTAGTCCACTTGATCCGTCTCACGAGGCGGGACTCTCGCTTGCAGTATCTCTTTTGAATGTGGGCCCAGAACTTTACTCGGCCCTTGAAGAGTCTACTGATCCCCTTCCGACGAAACTGATGATCGGCCTGGCGTACTCACCAATCCAGGTTGGAATCCTGGAATTCAAGCTGGCTTCTGATCTTGAAAAACAACTGCACGAGCCCTCAACGCTTGACTACGTACACCTCGGCGGCGAAGCCGGTGTCGGAGGTGTTCTGCGTTTGCGTGCCGGATATTTTGCAGATACGTTTGGCCCTAAAAACTCCTATTTCACCTGCGGCGGCGGCATCCGCATGAGATTTCTTGCACTCAACGTGGCGCGGTATACCCGCGCATTGTTGCCGAGCTGGCATTTTGATGGCGTCTTATCTTTGGAGTTATAATGATGCGCAAAACAGTATTGCTGGTCTTGGGATTTTTTGCATTGGCCTCATGCAATGATACCCACAAGATCGTTTCAAGCGGCAAAGAATCCGCGCCAAACGAGCCGCTGGCTTTTGGGTTGGAGCAGAACTATCCCAACCCATTTTATGGTCAGACTAGTATTCTTTTCAGCCTTAATTCCGCCATGCGCGTTCGCTTGAAAGTAATGACAGAAGATTGGCAGGAGGCGGCGACACTTCTAGATGCCCGGCAGCCGGCAGGGCAGTACCGGATAGTTTTTCAGGCAAAAGACTTGCCTGCTGGAAATTATTACTACACGATGGAAGCGCAAGGCACAATTCTGACCCGCGAGATGAAGATTTTGAAATAGCGCAAAAGCTCACTTTTTGATCAATTTGTCTGTAAATGTGATCACGACGAGGTCAAATTTGCAGGCAAATTGATCGTGATGAGATTGAGTCTACACAAATGCGATTTTTGGATGAAGCGCAAGAATATCCCACCGTTATTTTTATCCCCTTGAAGCGGCTCGATTCGTGTTGCCGCGCGAGCAACACTCCGATACGATAAACCCCTCTTCATCGCAATATTCTACTCTTCACCGACAGCAAAAACGGCGCAAGCGTGGGCATGGGGTCCAGCCAGCGAAAATGGGGAACCACTTGTTGCGTGTGAATCAAACTCTTCAACCATTGCCCCAGAGTGATTTCATTCAAAGACTTTAGTTCTTTGTAAGCCATGAAATCGCGATACGGAAACCACAACGTCATGCCCTGCTTGTAGGAATTGAGATGCGGCACCGGCAAGCCGGTCAGGTGGTTGTAAATCGCCAGGGATATATCCATGCCGCATCTAACCAGCAACTCGTGCGCCGCGGTGAAGCGGGGATTGCATTCAATAATCTTCAGCTTGTTGTCGCGCAAATCGCGTTTGAATTCGACATTGCCCAAGCCGCGAAAATTGATGCCGCGGAAAAATTTCAAACCCACTTCGGCGATTTCCGGATCCCAGGCCGTGATGTGATACGTGCCCTGGCCGTTGTTTTTGGGAAAGCGCCGCACGACTTTCTTGGTGTAATGAAACAGCGGATTCCCTTTGGCGTCGATGTAGGTGTAATAACTTCCCAAAAGACTATCAGGCCCTGGGATGAATTCCGTCACGATCGTCATCAACTGCTTGTCCAACGCCTGCCGCAAGCGCATGTGCAGCTCCTCGGCATTGTGCACGAAGAACAATTTTTTCTGATTGAACGCCTTTTGAAACAGATGCGAATGCTGCGGCTTGACGATCACCGGGAACATGAGATTGGGATCGATGTTGCCAAGATCGGCCTCGGTTTCCACGGGAATGAAGCGCGGCGTGGGCAGGCCGAGCGCGTTGGTCAGATCCA contains:
- a CDS encoding PorV/PorQ family protein; this translates as TTARFLLLQPSATSNAMGGVGTALTGDAFSAYHNPAALAFSKSFTAVGSFVKPIPVFGDIAHSFIGISRPFGSTGAFAVSANLFWAGKQFVTSEDGDIRGITSEFDWVGKISYALPVRNNLALGLGISVVQRRVWEDIKDFRNQHSYEYKLTLPNRLGIMMDAGVFIQNLIPGLPSFSNREFTGSPLDPSHEAGLSLAVSLLNVGPELYSALEESTDPLPTKLMIGLAYSPIQVGILEFKLASDLEKQLHEPSTLDYVHLGGEAGVGGVLRLRAGYFADTFGPKNSYFTCGGGIRMRFLALNVARYTRALLPSWHFDGVLSLEL
- a CDS encoding carboxylate--amine ligase yields the protein MKANQHQKPPVLILGGSSNALSVARSLGSRGIAVYLSVLNQNCACYTKYAKKLFPIADKKSVSEFWAELMLGPKSAALHGSVLFPCNDDGIEFLANFRKELQQHYILDESNPELHLTLLNKRKTMDLTNALGLPTPRFIPVETEADLGNIDPNLMFPVIVKPQHSHLFQKAFNQKKLFFVHNAEELHMRLRQALDKQLMTIVTEFIPGPDSLLGSYYTYIDAKGNPLFHYTKKVVRRFPKNNGQGTYHITAWDPEIAEVGLKFFRGINFRGLGNVEFKRDLRDNKLKIIECNPRFTAAHELLVRCGMDISLAIYNHLTGLPVPHLNSYKQGMTLWFPYRDFMAYKELKSLNEITLGQWLKSLIHTQQVVPHFRWLDPMPTLAPFLLSVKSRILR